Proteins encoded in a region of the Cupriavidus pauculus genome:
- a CDS encoding DUF465 domain-containing protein, with protein sequence MDDNLNTVARQIIELQIEHRDLDFLIDRLSADAQHDELQLRRLKKRRLKLKDAITLLQLQLEPDVPA encoded by the coding sequence ATGGACGACAACCTCAATACGGTCGCGCGGCAGATCATCGAACTCCAGATCGAGCATCGTGACCTCGATTTCCTGATCGACCGTCTGTCCGCCGATGCGCAGCACGACGAACTGCAGTTGCGCCGCCTCAAGAAACGGCGCCTGAAGCTCAAGGACGCGATCACGCTGCTGCAACTCCAGCTCGAACCCGATGTGCCGGCATGA